One Nitrospirota bacterium DNA window includes the following coding sequences:
- a CDS encoding HEAT repeat domain-containing protein has protein sequence MSVRMDTIKTLAGIKDSRAVEPLIELLSDKDHNIRSGAINALSGFIDKRPVPFLLKIMSDKNEPADIRLLIMSALRQIDPAQWTKNIVLLVEDPSPEIRREAIRGISTLQDPSIITLLLKCLMDKDKEVGREVVLALGNYKDNKVVDQLITILKSSTEEKDIRIAAINSLARIRDER, from the coding sequence ATGAGTGTCAGAATGGACACCATAAAGACCTTAGCCGGTATCAAAGATAGCCGTGCCGTGGAACCATTAATTGAACTACTTTCTGATAAAGATCACAATATAAGAAGCGGCGCCATCAATGCCCTATCCGGATTCATAGATAAAAGGCCAGTTCCCTTTTTGCTGAAAATCATGTCAGATAAGAATGAGCCTGCTGATATACGACTTCTAATAATGTCTGCTCTCAGGCAGATTGATCCTGCACAATGGACAAAGAACATTGTCTTACTTGTTGAGGACCCGAGTCCTGAAATAAGGCGGGAGGCTATCAGGGGAATTTCTACATTACAAGATCCGAGCATAATAACTCTTCTTCTGAAATGTCTTATGGATAAGGACAAAGAGGTAGGAAGAGAAGTCGTATTAGCCTTAGGAAACTATAAAGACAACAAGGTGGTTGACCAATTAATCACGATACTCAAAAGCAGTACAGAAGAAAAAGACATCAGAATTGCTGCCATTAATTCACTGGCAAGGATCAGGGATGAACGGTAA
- a CDS encoding endonuclease domain-containing protein has protein sequence MTKVFNKTSEKLKRRNLRQEMPKAEMMLWLKLRGKGLNGFKFRRQYSIGKFIVDFYCPQLKLAIEVDGDSHFTEDAVTNDIERQKIIEAYGITFLCFTNLDIYENLENVLYRIDIEMRKDTSPNPSL, from the coding sequence TTGACAAAAGTGTTCAATAAAACAAGTGAAAAGCTCAAACGTAGAAATTTAAGGCAAGAGATGCCTAAGGCTGAAATGATGTTGTGGTTAAAGCTAAGAGGCAAGGGATTAAATGGTTTCAAGTTCAGGCGTCAGTACAGCATTGGAAAATTTATAGTGGATTTTTATTGTCCTCAGCTAAAGTTGGCTATTGAAGTGGATGGGGATTCTCATTTTACTGAGGATGCTGTAACAAACGATATTGAAAGACAAAAGATTATTGAAGCTTATGGGATTACTTTTTTGTGTTTTACCAATCTTGATATTTATGAAAATCTTGAAAATGTATTGTACAGGATTGATATAGAGATGAGAAAAGATACCTCCCCTAACCCCTCCTTGTAA